Proteins encoded within one genomic window of Hahella chejuensis KCTC 2396:
- a CDS encoding RtcB family protein — MPVFIELNKSGDAGSAPVKIFTAEVEYQAMSQLKNLARLPIIHSHIAAMPDVHVGIGATVGSVIPTRSAIIPSAVGVDIGCGMNAVRLSLKASQLPDDLSRVRSAIERAVPVGQRAHSSVSSRFAACKNLAPGADRLLEQHPKLSKMLPRAQQTWVRQLGTLGGGNHFIEVCVDQSQDVWVMLHSGSRGIGNVIGRYFIERARKDMSRHIANLPDRDLAYFEEGSPHFADYLDAVDWAQEYARVNREEMLGLTLRAMQPFLPPFTTTCEAINCHHNYVQKERHYGADVYVTRKGAISAREGQLGIIPGSMGARSFIVRGKGNPESFCSCSHGAGRKMSRMQARQRFTREDLEKQTAGVECRKDKGVLDEIPSAYKDIDEVMKNQSDLVEVVHELKQLICIKG, encoded by the coding sequence ATGCCTGTTTTTATTGAGTTAAATAAATCTGGGGACGCAGGCTCCGCTCCGGTGAAGATTTTCACTGCAGAGGTGGAGTATCAAGCTATGTCCCAATTGAAGAACTTGGCGCGTCTGCCAATCATTCATTCTCACATTGCAGCGATGCCGGATGTGCATGTCGGCATTGGCGCAACCGTCGGCTCCGTGATTCCGACCCGTAGCGCGATTATTCCGTCCGCTGTGGGAGTAGACATTGGTTGTGGCATGAATGCCGTCAGGTTATCGCTGAAGGCGTCGCAACTACCGGACGACTTGAGTCGGGTGCGCTCTGCCATTGAGCGCGCAGTGCCTGTTGGACAGCGCGCGCATTCCTCTGTTTCATCCAGGTTTGCAGCTTGCAAAAACCTGGCTCCAGGGGCGGACAGGCTGCTTGAGCAGCACCCGAAACTGAGCAAAATGTTGCCGCGGGCGCAACAGACATGGGTGCGACAGCTAGGAACGTTGGGTGGCGGCAATCATTTTATAGAAGTGTGCGTTGACCAAAGCCAAGATGTTTGGGTGATGTTGCACTCCGGCAGTCGCGGTATCGGCAACGTGATTGGACGCTACTTTATCGAGCGGGCCCGTAAAGATATGTCTCGGCATATCGCCAATTTGCCAGACCGGGATTTGGCCTACTTTGAAGAAGGCAGTCCACACTTTGCGGACTACCTGGACGCTGTAGACTGGGCTCAGGAATACGCAAGAGTGAATAGAGAGGAGATGCTTGGTTTGACGTTAAGAGCCATGCAGCCGTTTTTGCCGCCTTTTACAACCACCTGTGAGGCGATTAATTGTCACCACAATTACGTGCAAAAAGAGCGGCATTATGGGGCGGACGTTTACGTCACCCGTAAAGGGGCGATCAGCGCCAGAGAAGGTCAGCTAGGCATTATACCGGGAAGTATGGGGGCTAGATCCTTTATTGTGAGAGGCAAGGGTAATCCTGAGTCTTTCTGCTCTTGCTCCCATGGCGCAGGCCGCAAAATGAGTCGTATGCAGGCGCGTCAGCGTTTCACTCGGGAAGACCTTGAAAAACAGACGGCGGGCGTTGAATGCAGAAAGGACAAGGGGGTTTTGGATGAAATACCCTCCGCATATAAGGACATTGATGAAGTCATGAAGAATCAATCGGACTTGGTTGAAGTGGTTCATGAACTTAAACAGCTTATCTGTATCAAAGGATAA
- a CDS encoding pyrimidine/purine nucleoside phosphorylase: protein MLKVNEYFNGRVKSIAFQTATLPATVGVMIPGDYEFSTSQHETMTVVSGALSVKLPESESWTRFNAGDRFEIPANATFNLKVAVDTAYLCTYG, encoded by the coding sequence ATGTTGAAGGTAAATGAGTATTTTAACGGCAGAGTAAAATCCATCGCTTTCCAAACAGCGACCCTGCCGGCGACGGTCGGCGTCATGATTCCTGGAGACTATGAATTTTCCACCAGTCAACATGAAACGATGACCGTTGTAAGCGGAGCCTTGAGCGTCAAGCTGCCCGAAAGCGAGAGCTGGACGCGATTCAATGCGGGAGACCGGTTTGAGATTCCGGCAAACGCCACATTTAATCTGAAGGTTGCAGTTGACACCGCCTATCTGTGCACTTACGGGTAA
- a CDS encoding sodium:solute symporter family protein: MDTQVLVYIVVGATFALYIGIAIWSRAGSTSEYYVASKGVHPIANGMATGADWMSAASFISMAGIISFVGRDGSVYLMGWTGGYVLLAMCLAPYLRKFGKFTVPEFVGERYYSQAARMVAVVCVIFISFTYVAGQMRGVGIVFSRYLEVDINLGVMIGMGIVFIYAVLGGMKGITYTQVAQYCVMILAYMIPAIFISILVTGNPIPQIGFGDTVQGTDTYLLDKLNQISIDLGFAEYTSGSKSTIDTFAITLALMVGTAGLPHVIVRFFTVPKVSDARLSAGWALLFIAILYTTAPAVASFARLNLVQTVNNAEYQQLPGWFQNWENAGLLAWQDKNGDGKIQYSAGAPFAGKPDFAADQRGASGERALTNAPTESANELYVDRDIMVLANPEIAQLPGWVVALIAAGGLAAALSTAAGLLLVISTSISHDLLKSNLMPNISEKQELLAARIAAAAAIAIAGYFGINPPGFVAQVVAFAFGLAAASFFPAIIMGIFYKRMNKEGAIAGMLTGLIFTFSYIVYFKFVNPAANTPEHWWFGISPEGIGTLGMVFNFVVSTVVAKMTAEPPAHIQELVEDIRVPRGAVSPVAGH; this comes from the coding sequence ATGGATACCCAGGTTTTAGTTTATATTGTCGTCGGCGCGACCTTTGCTCTCTATATCGGGATAGCAATCTGGTCAAGAGCCGGTTCTACCAGTGAGTATTATGTCGCCAGCAAAGGCGTGCACCCTATTGCGAACGGCATGGCCACTGGCGCCGACTGGATGTCGGCGGCTTCATTCATTTCAATGGCGGGCATCATTTCGTTCGTCGGCCGGGACGGTTCGGTTTATCTGATGGGATGGACCGGCGGTTACGTGCTGCTGGCGATGTGTCTTGCGCCCTATCTGCGCAAGTTTGGCAAGTTCACCGTACCTGAGTTCGTGGGAGAGCGTTACTACTCTCAAGCGGCGAGGATGGTGGCGGTCGTCTGCGTTATCTTTATCTCCTTTACTTATGTCGCTGGCCAAATGCGCGGCGTAGGCATTGTGTTCTCCCGTTATCTCGAAGTGGATATCAATCTTGGCGTCATGATCGGCATGGGCATCGTGTTTATCTATGCAGTGCTCGGCGGCATGAAAGGCATCACCTACACCCAGGTGGCGCAATACTGCGTCATGATTCTTGCGTATATGATCCCGGCCATCTTCATTTCCATACTGGTGACTGGCAATCCCATTCCTCAGATTGGATTCGGAGATACCGTGCAGGGAACGGACACCTATCTGTTGGACAAGCTGAACCAGATTTCGATTGATCTAGGGTTTGCGGAATACACCAGCGGGTCCAAGTCCACTATCGATACGTTCGCAATCACTCTGGCTTTGATGGTGGGAACAGCAGGGCTGCCGCACGTTATCGTGCGTTTCTTCACTGTACCTAAAGTCAGCGACGCGCGCTTGTCAGCGGGATGGGCGTTGCTGTTTATCGCCATTCTGTACACCACTGCGCCGGCGGTTGCGTCATTCGCCAGGCTGAATTTGGTGCAGACCGTCAATAACGCTGAATATCAGCAGTTGCCGGGCTGGTTCCAAAACTGGGAGAACGCTGGCTTGCTGGCTTGGCAAGACAAGAACGGCGACGGCAAGATTCAATACTCTGCCGGCGCGCCCTTTGCGGGTAAACCGGATTTCGCAGCTGATCAGCGCGGAGCCAGCGGTGAGCGTGCGCTGACCAACGCTCCGACAGAAAGCGCTAATGAGCTATATGTCGACCGCGATATCATGGTGCTGGCGAACCCGGAAATTGCGCAATTGCCTGGTTGGGTGGTGGCTTTGATTGCGGCTGGTGGTTTGGCGGCTGCGTTGTCTACTGCGGCGGGACTTCTGTTGGTTATCTCCACTTCGATCTCTCATGACCTGCTAAAGAGCAACCTCATGCCGAATATTTCTGAGAAGCAGGAGTTGTTGGCGGCGCGTATCGCGGCGGCGGCGGCCATTGCTATAGCGGGCTATTTCGGCATTAATCCGCCGGGATTCGTTGCGCAGGTGGTGGCGTTTGCCTTCGGCTTGGCGGCGGCGTCCTTCTTCCCGGCGATTATCATGGGGATCTTCTATAAGCGTATGAACAAAGAAGGCGCGATTGCAGGTATGCTGACAGGCTTGATATTCACCTTCAGCTATATCGTCTACTTCAAGTTCGTGAATCCTGCTGCAAATACGCCTGAGCACTGGTGGTTCGGTATTTCGCCAGAAGGCATCGGTACGCTGGGTATGGTCTTCAACTTCGTTGTCTCCACAGTTGTCGCGAAGATGACAGCGGAACCGCCTGCTCATATTCAGGAGCTGGTGGAGGATATCCGAGTGCCCAGAGGCGCAGTGTCGCCAGTGGCTGGCCACTGA
- a CDS encoding DUF4212 domain-containing protein, whose translation MSSEKASAKAAYWRANLKLLFILLTIWFVVSYGCGILFVDALDTIKIGGFPLGFWFAQQGSIYTFVVLIFVYVWRMNKLDRKHDVHEE comes from the coding sequence ATGTCGAGTGAAAAAGCTTCGGCCAAGGCCGCTTATTGGCGCGCCAACCTGAAACTACTGTTTATACTTTTGACGATCTGGTTCGTCGTTTCCTATGGTTGCGGCATTCTCTTCGTGGATGCCCTGGACACCATCAAAATAGGTGGTTTCCCCTTGGGTTTCTGGTTCGCCCAGCAGGGCTCCATCTACACCTTTGTTGTACTGATATTTGTGTATGTCTGGCGTATGAACAAGCTGGACCGCAAACATGACGTACACGAAGAATAA
- a CDS encoding hybrid sensor histidine kinase/response regulator, whose protein sequence is MINGFLLFTVSIAYIGLLFAIAYVGDQSPRMYVNERTRVAVYSLSLAVYCTSWTFFGAVGSAAATGLGYLPIYIGPMLVFIFGAPLLSRIIRISKRHNTTSIADFIATRYGKSQTLAVMVSIIAIVGILPYIALQLKAVSTGYNVLTEGALQPNREALPLFQDTALYIAGVMGLFTILFGTRHIDATEHHRGMIQAIAFESIIKFIAFIAVGILVCFVMFDGLGDLVQRLQQSKQDGAFSFGAISPTNFLVQTLLAAFAIICLPRQFHVTVVENYEPRDIYTARWALPLYLFFLILFVIPIAAAGILTYPNGTVDPDIFVLSLPVVAGHEWLAVLSFIGGGSAATSMVIVSTVTLSTMFCNEIIVPLLLRIQALDLSRKKNVHFWLLNIRRATILVTLLAAFGYYRMMGSHFSLASIGLLSFVAVAQFAPALIGGIVWRHGNRQGAIVGLIFGFATWIYTLLIPSLISVNQIDSALISAGLFSMEWTRPTALFGFEGMDTITHGALWSVGINLFLYITVSLATTQRVIEKIQVASFFDSAQDAGASPTTWLSEATIEDIGALSERFLGEERTREAMRDFSRRNRVKLYPSKPASVELIKHIEKHLASAIGSSTARVVLNSALKGQEMQIEDVVSIVDEASQVIKFNRELLQAAIENMNLGVSVADKSLNLVAWNSRYVEIFNYPKGFMRVGRPVADLLRYNLLMNHVPARRAQKIVERRLQMMAEGRPHEYERTRPDGTVILIQGSPMPDGGFVTTFSDITGMRRTELALKETNTYLEQRVKERTEELSKLNKQLVKAKSVAENANLSKTRFLASASHDLLQPLNAARLFSSALSNKVKNNEEYSELVSHIDSSLNAAEEILSTLLDISKLDAGALEPHFTTFSINELLRHLNTEFTVIAAENGLTMRTLPSNCYVYSDHQLLRRVIQNFLTNAIRYTRQGRIVLGCRRLKDHVRIEVWDTGPGIPKDQLESIFEEFKRLNHGQTEKKGLGLGLAIVDRICRMLNYPVEVQSWVGQGSKFAVTIPLGVKPAEKPADAAKPTRALGSLKGVNILCIDNEQVILDGMRALLEGWGCTVRTARAPEAAKTLCAEQAPDILLADYQLDDGDNGLDTMDMLQETMPTRRPGVLITALNTDEVKQDAKDRGYQILHKPVKPAALRAMINKMLARA, encoded by the coding sequence ATGATTAACGGTTTTTTGCTTTTTACAGTTTCCATTGCTTATATCGGCTTGCTGTTCGCCATCGCCTATGTGGGAGATCAAAGCCCAAGGATGTATGTGAACGAACGCACCCGGGTGGCGGTGTATAGCCTTTCATTGGCGGTTTATTGCACCTCATGGACGTTTTTTGGCGCAGTGGGGTCTGCAGCTGCGACAGGGCTTGGATATCTTCCCATCTACATCGGCCCCATGTTGGTTTTCATTTTTGGAGCGCCGCTTTTATCACGCATTATTCGCATCAGTAAACGGCACAACACCACCTCCATCGCCGATTTTATCGCCACACGTTACGGCAAGTCGCAGACTCTGGCCGTTATGGTCAGCATCATCGCCATTGTCGGCATTCTTCCTTACATTGCACTGCAGCTTAAAGCGGTATCTACCGGCTACAACGTGCTCACAGAAGGCGCGTTGCAGCCCAACCGGGAAGCGCTGCCGCTGTTTCAGGACACTGCGTTGTATATCGCCGGAGTGATGGGTCTGTTCACAATTTTGTTCGGCACCCGCCATATCGATGCGACTGAGCATCACCGGGGCATGATTCAGGCGATCGCATTTGAGTCCATCATCAAGTTCATCGCTTTTATCGCCGTCGGTATTCTGGTGTGTTTTGTGATGTTCGATGGGCTGGGAGATCTGGTTCAGCGACTACAGCAGTCGAAACAGGACGGCGCGTTCAGCTTTGGCGCGATTTCACCCACTAACTTTCTGGTGCAAACCCTACTGGCGGCGTTCGCGATCATCTGCTTGCCGCGCCAGTTTCACGTTACGGTAGTGGAAAACTATGAGCCTCGCGATATTTACACGGCGCGCTGGGCGCTGCCGTTGTATTTATTTTTCCTGATACTTTTTGTGATTCCTATCGCCGCAGCGGGTATTCTGACCTACCCCAACGGCACCGTCGATCCAGATATCTTCGTGCTCAGCTTGCCCGTGGTGGCGGGCCATGAATGGTTGGCGGTGCTGTCGTTCATCGGCGGAGGCTCCGCCGCCACCAGTATGGTGATTGTATCCACCGTCACGCTCAGCACCATGTTCTGTAACGAAATCATTGTGCCGTTATTGCTGCGAATCCAGGCCCTGGATCTGTCCCGCAAAAAGAACGTGCATTTCTGGCTGTTAAACATTCGTCGCGCCACGATTTTAGTCACGCTGCTGGCGGCTTTCGGCTACTACCGCATGATGGGCAGCCACTTCTCTCTGGCGTCTATCGGACTACTGTCTTTCGTTGCAGTAGCGCAGTTCGCCCCAGCATTGATTGGAGGTATTGTCTGGCGCCACGGCAACCGCCAGGGCGCCATTGTGGGACTGATCTTCGGCTTCGCCACCTGGATCTACACGTTGCTGATTCCCTCTTTAATCAGCGTCAATCAAATCGATTCCGCCTTGATCAGCGCCGGCCTGTTCAGCATGGAGTGGACTCGCCCCACCGCTCTGTTCGGATTCGAAGGCATGGACACCATTACCCATGGCGCCCTCTGGAGCGTGGGCATAAACCTGTTTCTTTATATCACCGTCTCCCTGGCGACCACACAACGGGTCATTGAGAAAATCCAGGTAGCTTCGTTTTTCGACAGCGCCCAAGACGCCGGCGCCAGCCCTACCACCTGGTTAAGCGAGGCCACCATAGAGGATATTGGAGCCTTGTCGGAACGCTTTCTCGGCGAAGAACGCACGCGCGAAGCAATGCGCGACTTTTCCCGCCGCAACCGGGTCAAACTCTACCCCTCCAAGCCCGCCAGCGTGGAACTGATCAAGCACATCGAAAAGCATCTGGCCAGCGCCATCGGCTCCTCCACCGCACGAGTGGTGCTGAACTCCGCCTTGAAGGGACAGGAGATGCAGATTGAAGATGTAGTGAGCATCGTCGACGAAGCGTCACAGGTCATCAAGTTCAACCGGGAACTTTTGCAGGCTGCGATTGAAAACATGAACCTGGGCGTGTCAGTCGCGGACAAGTCGCTCAATCTAGTAGCCTGGAACAGCCGCTATGTTGAGATCTTTAACTACCCCAAAGGCTTCATGCGCGTCGGCCGTCCCGTGGCGGATCTGCTGCGTTACAACCTGTTGATGAACCATGTTCCCGCCCGGCGAGCGCAAAAGATTGTAGAGCGTCGCCTGCAGATGATGGCGGAAGGCCGCCCCCATGAATACGAGCGCACGCGACCGGACGGTACGGTAATTCTGATCCAGGGCAGCCCCATGCCGGATGGCGGTTTCGTCACCACCTTCTCCGATATCACCGGTATGCGCCGCACCGAGTTAGCGTTAAAAGAAACCAACACTTATCTGGAGCAACGGGTTAAAGAACGTACTGAGGAGCTATCCAAGCTCAACAAACAGTTGGTGAAAGCGAAATCCGTGGCGGAAAACGCCAACCTGAGTAAAACCCGGTTCCTGGCGTCGGCGAGTCATGACCTGTTGCAGCCGCTCAACGCTGCGCGCCTGTTCTCCTCCGCGCTCTCCAACAAAGTGAAAAACAATGAGGAATACAGCGAGCTGGTGAGCCATATCGACAGCTCTCTCAACGCTGCGGAAGAGATTCTCAGCACCTTGCTCGACATCAGCAAACTGGACGCCGGAGCCCTGGAACCGCACTTCACCACCTTCAGTATCAACGAGTTGTTACGCCATCTGAACACAGAGTTTACGGTCATCGCGGCGGAGAACGGCCTCACTATGCGTACGCTGCCCAGCAACTGTTACGTTTATTCCGACCACCAATTATTGCGCCGGGTGATTCAGAACTTCCTGACCAACGCGATTCGCTACACCCGCCAGGGACGCATTGTGCTCGGCTGTCGCCGCCTCAAGGATCATGTGCGCATTGAAGTCTGGGATACTGGTCCCGGCATTCCGAAAGACCAGCTGGAGTCTATCTTTGAGGAGTTCAAGCGCCTCAATCACGGACAGACGGAAAAGAAAGGCCTTGGTCTGGGTCTGGCGATCGTCGACCGGATCTGCCGCATGCTGAATTATCCGGTGGAGGTGCAATCCTGGGTGGGACAAGGCAGTAAGTTCGCCGTAACTATTCCGCTCGGCGTCAAACCCGCCGAGAAACCCGCTGACGCCGCCAAGCCGACTCGCGCGCTGGGGAGCCTGAAAGGCGTCAACATTCTCTGCATCGACAATGAACAGGTGATTCTTGACGGCATGCGCGCGCTACTTGAGGGCTGGGGATGCACCGTGCGCACCGCGCGCGCTCCCGAGGCGGCCAAAACGCTATGCGCCGAGCAAGCGCCGGATATCCTGTTGGCGGACTATCAGTTAGACGACGGTGACAACGGGCTGGATACTATGGATATGCTGCAGGAAACCATGCCGACGCGGCGACCAGGGGTTTTGATTACTGCGCTCAATACAGATGAAGTGAAGCAGGATGCGAAAGACAGGGGTTATCAGATTCTGCACAAGCCAGTGAAACCGGCTGCGTTGAGAGCGATGATCAACAAAATGCTCGCGCGGGCCTGA
- a CDS encoding response regulator transcription factor — MLMSQQIIIADDHPLFRAALKQAVTQAVRFVDVVEVESIATLQDAVVANPDADLVLLDLNMPGAHGFSGLVFMRGQYPGLPVVIVSGSEELQVIRRAIDYGASGFIPKSAPLDEISQAIQAVLNGEVWLPADVAAKIDSVKAEHSDFSERLATLTPQQFRVLGMLTEGMLNKQIAYDLDVSEATVKAHITALFRKLGVRNRTQAVIAVQQMEVEQQQQAAHSG, encoded by the coding sequence ATGTTAATGTCGCAACAGATAATCATCGCCGATGATCATCCGCTGTTTCGCGCCGCGCTCAAGCAAGCGGTCACTCAGGCGGTGCGGTTTGTGGACGTGGTGGAGGTGGAATCCATCGCAACCCTGCAGGATGCGGTGGTGGCCAATCCGGATGCGGATCTGGTTCTGCTTGATTTGAATATGCCGGGCGCTCATGGGTTTTCCGGTTTGGTGTTCATGCGTGGACAATATCCGGGGCTGCCGGTGGTGATCGTCTCCGGCAGCGAAGAGCTGCAGGTGATTCGCCGCGCTATCGATTATGGCGCCTCCGGCTTTATTCCCAAGTCGGCGCCGTTGGACGAGATTTCCCAGGCGATTCAGGCGGTGCTGAATGGCGAAGTCTGGTTGCCGGCGGATGTCGCCGCCAAGATCGATTCCGTCAAAGCGGAGCACTCGGACTTCTCCGAACGTCTGGCCACTTTGACGCCGCAGCAATTCCGCGTGTTGGGAATGCTGACGGAGGGCATGCTGAATAAACAGATCGCTTACGATTTGGATGTCTCGGAAGCCACCGTCAAAGCGCACATCACTGCCTTGTTCCGCAAGCTGGGCGTGCGTAACCGCACACAGGCGGTTATCGCGGTGCAGCAGATGGAGGTGGAGCAGCAACAACAGGCCGCTCACTCCGGTTAA
- the acs gene encoding acetate--CoA ligase: protein MSASTVYPSKAEIIQHSFLDEQKYQDLYRQSITEPEKFWAEHAQRLDWFKPFSKVKDTSFHAPDVHIRWFEDGYLNVSHNCLDRHLEHRGDQTAIIWQGDDPSEHKHISYRELHTAVCRFANVLKAQGVAKGDVVTLYMPMIPETAVAMLACTRIGAVHSVVFGGFSPEALASRILNGRSKLVITADEGLRGGKTIPLKANVDAALTRSDLDMVEKVIVVKRTGVDVGWREGRDICYQEAMAQASDDCPAEVMNAEDPLFILYTSGSTGAPKGVLHTTGGYLTYVSLSHQYVFNYREGDVFWCTADFGWITGHSYVLYGPLSNGATTLVYEGVPNYPDLSRFWRIVEQHKVNLFYTAPTAIRAIMAAGDELAQAADSSSLRVMGSCGEPINPEAWEWFYRVVGDSRCPIMDTWWQTETGGIMITPIAGVNDLKPGSATRPFFGVQPALVDNEGNEISGAGEGNLIIKDSWPAQMRTVYGDHDRFVKTYFSTFTGAYFTGDGARRDEDGYYWITGRVDDVINVSGHRMGTAEVESALVSHPKVAEAAVVGYPHAIKGQGIYVYITLNVSEAPTDALKEELRQWVRKEIGPVASPDVIQWAPGLPKTRSGKIMRRILRKIAADEHDNLGDVSTLADPSVVDELIANRVGAP, encoded by the coding sequence ATGAGTGCGTCTACTGTTTATCCGTCCAAGGCGGAAATCATCCAACATTCCTTTCTCGACGAACAGAAATACCAGGATCTTTATCGGCAGTCGATCACCGAGCCGGAAAAGTTCTGGGCCGAGCATGCGCAACGCCTGGACTGGTTCAAGCCCTTCAGTAAGGTCAAAGACACCTCCTTTCATGCGCCGGACGTGCATATACGCTGGTTTGAGGACGGTTATCTGAATGTTTCCCATAACTGTCTCGATCGTCATCTGGAGCATCGCGGCGACCAGACGGCGATTATCTGGCAGGGGGATGACCCCAGCGAGCACAAACATATCAGTTATCGTGAATTGCACACGGCGGTGTGTCGGTTCGCCAATGTACTGAAAGCCCAGGGCGTCGCTAAAGGGGACGTAGTGACTTTATATATGCCCATGATTCCGGAAACGGCGGTGGCCATGCTGGCCTGCACCCGCATCGGCGCAGTGCATTCCGTGGTGTTTGGCGGCTTTTCTCCAGAGGCGTTGGCGAGCCGTATATTGAATGGCCGGTCTAAGCTGGTGATCACCGCTGACGAAGGCTTGCGCGGGGGGAAAACCATTCCGCTTAAAGCCAATGTGGACGCCGCACTGACGCGTTCTGATCTGGACATGGTGGAGAAGGTGATTGTGGTCAAACGCACTGGCGTTGACGTGGGGTGGCGCGAAGGCCGGGATATCTGCTATCAGGAGGCGATGGCGCAAGCCTCTGACGATTGCCCGGCGGAAGTGATGAATGCGGAAGATCCTCTGTTTATTCTCTACACCTCTGGCTCCACCGGCGCGCCCAAAGGGGTGTTGCACACGACGGGCGGCTATCTGACCTATGTGTCGCTCTCTCACCAATATGTTTTTAACTATCGTGAAGGCGATGTGTTCTGGTGCACTGCGGACTTTGGCTGGATCACCGGCCACAGCTACGTGTTGTACGGGCCCTTGAGCAATGGCGCTACGACTCTGGTTTATGAGGGCGTGCCGAACTACCCGGATCTGTCCCGCTTCTGGCGGATTGTCGAGCAACATAAAGTGAACCTGTTTTACACCGCGCCGACGGCGATCCGCGCCATCATGGCGGCGGGAGATGAACTGGCCCAAGCGGCGGACAGCAGCTCTCTACGGGTAATGGGTAGCTGCGGAGAACCCATTAACCCGGAAGCCTGGGAATGGTTCTATCGGGTGGTGGGAGACTCCCGCTGTCCGATCATGGACACCTGGTGGCAAACCGAGACCGGCGGCATCATGATCACACCCATCGCTGGCGTGAACGACCTTAAACCCGGCTCCGCGACACGACCGTTTTTCGGCGTGCAGCCGGCGCTGGTGGATAACGAAGGCAATGAGATCTCCGGAGCAGGCGAGGGCAACCTGATCATCAAAGACAGCTGGCCAGCGCAAATGCGCACCGTCTATGGCGATCACGACCGCTTTGTGAAGACCTATTTCTCTACTTTTACCGGCGCCTATTTCACCGGAGATGGTGCGCGCAGGGATGAAGACGGGTACTATTGGATAACCGGCAGAGTGGATGACGTCATCAACGTGTCCGGGCACCGGATGGGAACCGCGGAAGTGGAGAGCGCGCTGGTTTCTCACCCCAAAGTGGCGGAGGCGGCCGTGGTCGGATATCCGCACGCCATCAAGGGGCAGGGCATATATGTATACATAACGCTTAATGTAAGCGAAGCGCCGACTGACGCCCTGAAGGAAGAGTTGCGACAGTGGGTGAGAAAAGAAATCGGTCCTGTGGCGTCGCCTGACGTTATACAGTGGGCGCCGGGATTACCGAAAACCCGATCTGGAAAGATAATGCGGCGCATTCTGCGTAAGATCGCCGCCGATGAGCATGACAACCTGGGCGACGTATCGACCCTGGCCGATCCGTCCGTCGTTGACGAGCTGATCGCCAATCGGGTTGGCGCGCCATAA